A window from Pseudomonas kribbensis encodes these proteins:
- the minC gene encoding septum site-determining protein MinC, with protein MSQNESPDQDPVFQLKGSMLAITVLELSRNDLDSLDRQLAAKVAQAPNFFSNAPLVLALDKLPPSEGAVDLPGLMRVCRQHGLRTLAIRASRIEDIAAAIAIDIPVLPPSGARERPLETAEPVAPKKPEKPPEPTVKPTRVITTPVRGGQQIYAQGGDLVVVSSVSPGAELLADGNIHVYGPMRGRALAGVKGDTKARIFCQQLSAELISIAGHYKVSEDLRRDPMWGSGVQVSLSGDVLNIIRL; from the coding sequence ATGAGCCAAAACGAATCGCCAGACCAAGATCCCGTGTTCCAGTTGAAGGGCAGCATGCTCGCCATCACGGTGCTCGAGCTGTCCCGTAACGACCTGGACAGCCTCGATCGGCAACTGGCCGCCAAAGTCGCCCAGGCACCGAACTTCTTCAGCAACGCGCCGCTGGTCCTGGCGCTGGACAAGCTGCCGCCGAGCGAAGGCGCGGTCGATCTGCCGGGCCTGATGCGCGTGTGTCGCCAGCACGGCCTGCGCACCTTGGCGATCCGCGCCAGCCGCATCGAAGATATCGCCGCCGCCATCGCCATCGACATCCCGGTACTGCCGCCGTCCGGCGCCCGTGAACGGCCGCTGGAAACCGCCGAACCCGTTGCACCGAAGAAGCCGGAAAAGCCGCCGGAGCCGACCGTCAAACCGACCCGCGTCATCACCACGCCAGTACGTGGTGGCCAACAGATCTATGCGCAAGGTGGCGATCTGGTGGTGGTGTCCTCGGTCAGTCCGGGGGCGGAACTTCTCGCCGATGGCAACATCCATGTATACGGCCCGATGCGCGGTCGTGCGCTGGCCGGGGTCAAGGGTGACACCAAGGCGCGGATTTTCTGTCAGCAATTGAGCGCTGAACTGATCTCCATCGCAGGCCATTACAAGGTTTCCGAAGACCTGCGTCGCGATCCGATGTGGGGTTCGGGCGTACAGGTCAGCCTGTCGGGCGACGTGTTGAACATCATTCGGCTTTAA
- a CDS encoding lipid A biosynthesis lauroyl acyltransferase, producing the protein MDRPRFRKAFLAPRFWPLWCGLGLLWLTVQLPYPALLAIGRFLGALMYRFAGDRRRIAKRNLELCFPEKSAAERKRLLKENFASTGIAFFEMAMSWWWSRQRLAKLAHVEGLEHLQQAQREGKGVILMAVHFTTLEIGAALLGQQHTIDGMYREHKNPLFDFIQRQGRERHNLDSLAVERDDVRGMLKLLRSGRAIWYAPDQDYGAKQSIFVPLFGIQAATVTATSKFARLGKALVVPFTQERLADGSGYRLVIHPPLEGFPGETEEADCIRINQWVEGVLRDCPEQYLWAHRRFKSRPPGEPKLYAKRR; encoded by the coding sequence ATGGATCGCCCGCGTTTTCGAAAAGCATTTCTCGCTCCACGCTTCTGGCCGCTCTGGTGCGGCCTGGGGCTGTTGTGGCTGACGGTGCAGTTGCCCTATCCGGCATTGCTGGCCATCGGTCGTTTTCTGGGCGCCCTGATGTATCGCTTCGCCGGCGACCGGCGGCGCATTGCCAAGCGCAATCTGGAACTGTGCTTCCCGGAAAAGTCCGCCGCCGAGCGCAAACGCCTGCTCAAGGAAAACTTCGCCTCCACCGGCATCGCGTTCTTTGAAATGGCGATGAGCTGGTGGTGGTCCCGTCAACGTCTGGCAAAACTGGCTCACGTCGAAGGCCTGGAGCATCTGCAACAGGCCCAGCGCGAAGGCAAGGGCGTGATTCTGATGGCGGTGCATTTCACCACCCTGGAAATCGGCGCGGCGCTGCTCGGCCAGCAGCACACCATCGACGGCATGTACCGCGAACACAAGAACCCGCTGTTCGATTTCATCCAGCGTCAGGGCCGCGAGCGGCACAATCTCGATTCGCTGGCGGTGGAGCGCGACGACGTGCGCGGCATGCTCAAGCTGCTGCGTTCCGGGCGCGCGATCTGGTACGCGCCGGATCAGGACTACGGCGCCAAGCAAAGCATCTTCGTGCCGCTGTTCGGCATTCAGGCCGCGACGGTCACTGCCACCAGCAAGTTCGCCCGACTGGGCAAGGCGCTGGTGGTGCCGTTCACTCAGGAGCGTCTGGCGGACGGCAGCGGCTATCGTCTGGTGATCCATCCGCCGCTGGAAGGTTTCCCGGGGGAGACCGAAGAAGCCGATTGCATCCGCATCAATCAGTGGGTCGAAGGTGTGTTGCGCGATTGTCCCGAGCAATACCTGTGGGCGCACCGGCGCTTCAAGAGCCGTCCGCCGGGCGAGCCGAAGCTGTACGCCAAACGTCGTTGA